One window from the genome of Oryza glaberrima chromosome 3, OglaRS2, whole genome shotgun sequence encodes:
- the LOC127768270 gene encoding zealexin A1 synthase-like, with product MELSLPLLIGVVLAFLLLFVLVNVKNSCRSWWPPPEKEKKKLRLPPGPWQLPLVGSLHHVLLSRHADLPHRALRELAGKYGPLMMLRFGAVPTLVVSSAEAAREVLKTYDAAFASRYLTPTLAVLSRGGRDILFSPYCDLWRQLRRICVHELLSARRVQSLRHVREDEAARLVRSVAAECAARGGAAVVSVGELISRAVNDSVVRSAVGARSARRDEFVRELDESVRLSGGFNLADLYPSSWLARRLSGAMRETERCNRSLMAIMDDIIREHGDGEEDLLGVLLRLQRNGDVQCPLTTDLITNVVLDMFAAGSETSSTTLEWALTELVRNPHIMEKAQSEVREIFRGENKLTEEMMDKLSYLRLVIRETLRLHLPVPFLLPRQCREPCSVMGYDIPVGTKVLVNAWAIARDNQYWDDPEVFKPERFENNHVDFKGIDFEFIPFGAGRRICPGIALGLANIELMLASLLYHFDWEFLDRDRNDEIDLSETFGITAKRKSKLMVYATQRIPCLG from the exons ATGGAGTTATCACTGCCATTGCTGATCGGCGtcgtcctcgccttcctcctgcTCTTCGTCCTCGTCAACGTCAAGAACTCATGCCGCTCCTGGTGGCCTCcgccggagaaggagaagaagaagctgcGGCTGCCGCCGGGGCCGTGGCAGCTGCCGCTCGTCGGGAGCCTGCACCACGTCCTGCTGTCGCGCCACGCCGACCTGCCACACAGGGCGctgcgcgagctcgccggcaagTACGGCCCGCTCATGATGCTCCGCTTCGGCGCCGTGCCGACGCTCGTCGTGTCGTCGGCCGAGGCCGCCAGGGAGGTGCTCAAGACGTACGACGCCGCCTTCGCCAGCCGCTACCTCACGCCGACCCTGGCCGTCCtcagccgcggcggccgcgacaTCCTCTTCTCCCCCTACTGCGACCTGTGGCGCCAGCTCCGGAGGATCTGCGTGCACGAGCTCCTCAGCGCGCGCCGCGTCCAGTCGCTCCGCCACGTGCGcgaggacgaggcggcgcgcctcgtccgctccgtcgccgccgagtgcgccgcccgcggcggcgcagccgttGTCAGCGTCGGCGAGCTGATCTCCCGCGCGGTGAACGACTCCGTCGTGCGATCCGCCGTCGGCGCCCGGTCGGCGCGGCGCGACGAGTTCGTGCGCGAGCTCGACGAGTCGGTGAGGCTCTCCGGCGGGTTCAACCTGGCCGACCTGTACCCGTCGTCGTGGCTGGCGCGCCGGCTCAGCGGCGCGATGCGGGAGACGGAGCGGTGCAATCGGAGCTTGATGGCCATCATGGACGACATCATCCGggagcacggcgacggcgaggaagaCCTCCTCGGCGTACTCCTCAGATTGCAGAGGAACGGCGATGTGCAGTGTCCCCTCACCACCGATTTGATCACTAACGTCGTCTTG GACATGTTTGCGGCTGGGAGTGAAACCTCGTCTACGACACTTGAGTGGGCCTTAACAGAGCTAGTAAGGAACCCACACATCATGGAAAAGGCCCAATCAGAGGTGCGGGAGATATTTAGGGGAGAAAACAAGCTAACAGAGGAAATGATGGACAAGCTAAGCTACCTCCGCTTGGTGATTCGGGAAACACTCCGACTACATTTACCGGTACCATTCCTTCTTCCTAGGCAGTGCCGTGAGCCATGCTCGGTTATGGGCTATGACATACCAGTGGGAACTAAAGTGCTTGTGAACGCTTGGGCCATAGCTAGGGACAATCAGTATTGGGATGATCCCGAGGTATTCAAACCAGAAAGGTTCGAGAACAATCATGTCGACTTTAAGGGTATAGATTTCGAGTTCATTCCTTTCGGTGCTGGGAGGAGGATATGCCCTGGGATTGCACTTGGGCTAGCCAATATAGAGCTCATGCTTGCCAGCCTCCTATACCATTTTGACTGGGAGTTCCTCGATCGAGACAGGAATGACGAGATTGACTTGTCCGAGACATTTGGTATCACTGCAAAGAGGAAGTCGAAGCTCATGGTGTATGCTACACAACGTATTCCATGTTTGGGTTAA
- the LOC127765382 gene encoding sugar transport protein MST2, with protein sequence MAAATAADVAEDTASVYSGKLTLYVFLTCGVAATGGLIIGYDIGISGGVTSMDTFLGKFFPSVLHQEQTAQGTSQYCKFNSQPLTAFTSSLYLAALVASFFVASFTRALGRKWSMFGGGVSFLAGATLNGAARNVAMLIVGRILLGIGVAFCGLSTPIYLSEMAPPRLRGMLNIGLQLMITVGIFSANLVNYGAAKIRGGWGWRVSLGLAAAPACVIAVGSLFLPDSPSSLINRGRHEQARRVLRRIRGTDEVDDEYGDLVAAASEIEVYSGCSARRRPWRDVLQRRYRPQLAMAVLIPFFQQLTGINVIMFYAPVLFKTIGLGGDASLMSAVITGLVNIVATFVSIATVDSLGRRKLLFQGGCQMLVSQVIIGTLIGVVFGTSGDGNISRALAVCIVVFICVYVAGFAWSWGPLGVLLPSEIFPLEVRPAGQSISVAVNMLCTFAVAEAFLPMLCHMRFGLFYFFSGWVLVMTLFVSAFLPETKGVPIEKMTVVWRTHWFWGRFYCNQDADAHVQVANSKV encoded by the exons ATGGCAGCTGCAACCGCAGCTGATGTTGCCGAGGATACGGCCAGTGTGTACTCCGGCAAGCTTACCCTCTACGTCTTCCTCACctgcggcgtcgcggcgaccggcggcctCATCATCGGCTATGACATCGGCATCTCTG GTGGTGTGACATCGATGGACACGTTCCTGGGGAAGTTCTTCCCGTCGGTTCTCCACCAAGAACAGACGGCGCAGGGCACAAGCCAGTACTGCAAGTTCAACAGCCAGCCGCTGACCGCGTTCACCTCGTCGCTGTACCTCGCGGCGCTCGTGGCCTCCTTCTTCGTCGCGTCCTTCACGCGCGCGCTGGGTAGGAAGTGGTCCatgttcggcggcggcgtctccttCCTCGCCGGTGCCACCCTCAACGGCGCCGCGCGGAACGTCGCCATGCTCATCGTCGGCCGCATCCTCCTCGGCATCGGCGTCGCCTTCTGTGGTCTG TCCACTCCGATATACTTGTCTGAGATGGCGCCACCGCGGCTGCGTGGCATGCTCAACATCGGCCTCCAGCTGATGATCACCGTGGGCATCTTCTCCGCCAATCTCGTCAACTACGGTGCGGCCAAGATCAGGGGTGGCTGGGGGTGGCGTGTCAGCCTCGGCCTCGCTGCCGCCCCGGCATGCGTCATCGCCGTGGGCTCGCTCTTCCTCCCGGACTCACCGAGCTCCCTCATCAACCGTGGCCGCCACGAGCAGGCGCGGCGGGTGCTGCGGCGCATCCGCGGCACCGACGAGGTGGACGACGAGTACGGCGACCTCGTCGCAGCAGCCAGCGAGATCGAGGTGTATTCCGGCTGCTCCGCGAGACGACGGCCGTGGCGCGACGTCCTGCAGCGCAGGTACCGGCCGCAGCTCGCCATGGCCGTCCTCATCCCCTTCTTCCAGCAGCTCACCGGCATCAACGTCATCATGTTCTACGCGCCCGTGCTGTTCAAGACCATCGGCCTCGGAGGAGACGCGTCGCTCATGTCGGCGGTCATCACCGGGCTGGTCAATATCGTTGCCACGTTCGTGTCCATCGCCACCGTCGACAGCCTTGGCCGACGCAAGCTCTTGTTCCAGGGAGGCTGCCAGATGCTTGTGAGCCAG GTTATCATTGGAACGCTGATCGGTGTGGTGTTTGGTACGAGTGGCGATGGCAACATCTCGAGGGCGTTGGCGGTCTGCATCGTGGTGTTCATCTGCGTCTACGTCGCCGGCTTCGCTTGGTCGTGGGGCCCGCTTGGCGTCCTCCTGCCGAGCGAGATCTTCCCGCTGGAGGTCCGGCCGGCGGGGCAGAGCATCAGCGTGGCCGTGAACATGCTCTGCACGTTCGCCGTCGCGGAGGCCTTCCTCCCGATGCTCTGCCACATGAGGTTCGGCCTCTTCTACTTCTTTAGCGGATGGGTGCTCGTGATGACGCTCTTCGTCTCGGCCTTCCTGCCTGAGACCAAGGGCGTGCCGATCGAGAAGATGACCGTCGTGTGGAGAACGCACTGGTTTTGGGGTAGATTTTACTGTAACCAGGATGCAGATGCACACGTTCAAGTGGCAAACAGCAAAGTTTGA
- the LOC127765383 gene encoding uncharacterized protein LOC127765383 → MAADRFLHFASLVSVVVLAAGSRLPGGVAALPRRGQLVDGGDNDKNKCVYMLYYMGTGWIWKAGTEAAIGVELTAADGSGFAVRDLERWGGLMGAEHDYYERATAASPADRRTSSPRVVAATASPPPHPWTPPRPVAALPFSRASIAASPAGRRTSLRRRPPPHCWPALHRVQRGVRERERRKGEEGERPVC, encoded by the exons ATGGCTGCTGACAGATTCTTGCACTTCGCCTCGCTCGTTTCCGTGGTGGTCTTG GCCGCCGGATCAAGATTGCcgggtggcgtggcggcgctgccgcGCCGTGGACAGCTGGTTGACGGCGGGGACAACGACAAGAACAAGTGCGTGTACATGCTGTACTACATGGGGACCGGGTGGATCTGGAAGGCCGGCACGGAAGCGGCGATCGGCGTGGAGCTCACGGCGGCAGACGGCAGCGGCTTCGCCGTCAGGGACTTGGAGCGGTGGGGCGGGCTCATGGGCGCCGAGCACGACTACTACGAGCGTGCCACCGCCGCGTCACCGGCCGACCGTCGGACTTCCTCGCCCCGTGTCgtagccgccaccgcctctccgccgccgcatccgtgGACACCGCCTCGCCCTGTCGCCGCCCTCCCTTTCTCCCGTGCCTccatcgccgcgtcgccggccggccgtcggacctccttgcgccggcgacctcctccccactgCTGGCCGGCCCTGCATAGAGTCCagagaggagtgagagagagagagaggaggaaaggagaggaaggggagaggccggtctgctga